In Helicobacter mastomyrinus, the sequence TGCGCTCACACGCATTTTCATCACCATAGGGATTGGGGAGATTGGCTATTTGTGTGCGGTAAGATTCATCAAAACACGCCTTTTGTAAAGCTTGTATAATGTCTTGCTTTTTATGCGGGACAAAGCATACATTTCCTGCATTGAGGCGTCCCTTTTGACGATTGCCAATATTAACAACAGGGAGCTTGTAAAATGGGGCTTCTAAGATTCCCATACTTGAATTACCAGCAAGTGCAAGTGTATGACGGATAAGATTTATAAAGAATTCACGCGGGAGGGTTTTAAAGAATCTGATATGAGAATATTTCTGCTCTGCTTCTTGTATAGCTTCTAGAATTTTATAACTGCCCGGGTCTGTGTTAGGGTAAATACCTACGACTTTAAGGTTATGTGCTGTGGCAAATTCTGCGCAGGATTCTATGGCAACTTGCATTTGATAATAGGCATCATATACCTCCGAGCTTAGTGGGTGTTTAAGTAGCACGATGTAGTTAGATGTAGCTATATCAAAATGTAAAAAATCGCTTAATTCTTTGCGTGATAAATGCGGAGTGTTGGCAATATTAGCATAAGAGGTATTACCACTGCATACAATCCTCCATTCATCTTCACCAATTTTAAGCAGATTCTGTGCGTATTGCTCGGTGGTAGTGCAATGAATATGGCCTAATTTAGAACAAGCAAAGCGGATAGGATCATCAGCATTCCCATATACGGGGTCGCCTCCACCACAATGAATCGTAAGAATATCCATATAATTGCCAACTACACAAGTAGCAATACTTTCCTCCCTATCGCCTAGGACGAGTAGAAAATCAGGCTTTTCTCTTTCGGCTGTTTGCGTAAGGGCAGTGATGAGCAATCCCACCCCCTTACTTCTTTGGGTAAGTCTATCAGTGCTTAAAAGACAATCAATCTTATCGGCTATGCGGAATCCATCGGATTCTATTTTTTTATATGTATTGCCGTGTATATCACTTAAATGAGCGTTAGCTACGGCTATGCACACATCAAAGCCCTCTTTTTCAAAAGCTTTTAAAATGGGATATAAAATATCATATTCGCTACGGATTCCACTGACTGCTAAAATTTTTTTCATATTTGCAACTCCCGTAATTCCTTAAAGTTTGTAATACTTAAGGAAGCATAATCACACGGGATAAGTCTCCCATATCTGCGTTTGAGCCATATGCTATATATGCCTGCATTATTTGCCCCTTTGATGTCTGTTGTTGGATTATCCCCTATGAAAGCACAAGATTGAGGACTAAGCTGCAAGATTTCTAGAATCCTGTGAAACGCGCTTATATGTGGCTTCTCATACTCTTTCCCATAAGCCCTAGCATAGACAATAGGAATGTTTTTAAGCCCTAATAGGCTAATCTTATGAGACTGCGCTTTTATATCGCCATTTGTTAAAATGCCATATTTGATATTTTTTGTTTGAAGCAGATTCAAAAAATCTTTAGCGTCATCAT encodes:
- a CDS encoding HAD family hydrolase, whose product is MRFEAFICDLDNTLYDENIFLKAICESFCHRYGCDIQLINTILDDNFRLHSKDIFGDWLKSFDFYTSQKQEELFSLYQSMPTSLQLYDDAKDFLNLLQTKNIKYGILTNGDIKAQSHKISLLGLKNIPIVYARAYGKEYEKPHISAFHRILEILQLSPQSCAFIGDNPTTDIKGANNAGIYSIWLKRRYGRLIPCDYASLSITNFKELRELQI
- the neuC gene encoding UDP-N-acetylglucosamine 2-epimerase; this encodes MKKILAVSGIRSEYDILYPILKAFEKEGFDVCIAVANAHLSDIHGNTYKKIESDGFRIADKIDCLLSTDRLTQRSKGVGLLITALTQTAEREKPDFLLVLGDREESIATCVVGNYMDILTIHCGGGDPVYGNADDPIRFACSKLGHIHCTTTEQYAQNLLKIGEDEWRIVCSGNTSYANIANTPHLSRKELSDFLHFDIATSNYIVLLKHPLSSEVYDAYYQMQVAIESCAEFATAHNLKVVGIYPNTDPGSYKILEAIQEAEQKYSHIRFFKTLPREFFINLIRHTLALAGNSSMGILEAPFYKLPVVNIGNRQKGRLNAGNVCFVPHKKQDIIQALQKACFDESYRTQIANLPNPYGDENACERIVHFVKNIDTTQRKWYVKTQLC